Genomic DNA from Bryobacter aggregatus MPL3:
ATCATGGCCGATTGGATGGTAAAGAATCCCTTCTTCGCAGAAGCCATTGTGAATCGCATGTGGTCCTACTTCTTTGGTCGCGGCATCGTCGATCCTGTCGACGACTTCCGATCCACCAATCCGCCCACTCATCCTGCGCTGTTGAACGAACTCGCCGATTCCTTCCGGAATCATCGGCATGATCTGCGCGCACTCATCCGCACCATCGTCCTGTCGCGCACCTATCAACTCTCGAGCCAGACACGCCCGGATAACGCATCAGACCACACGAACTATTCCCACTTTCCCCCGCGTGCCCTCGATGCTGAAGTGCTACTCGATGCAATCAGCGACGTTACAGGCGTTGCGGAACGCTTCACAATCGGAATTCCGGACGGCCAGAGCCCGCCGCGCTACGCCCCTCTCCACACACGCGCGATCACGCTACGCCAGCCTGAGACTTTCTATTCCCGCTTCCTGGAGCTGTACGGCAGGCCCAACCGCTTGACCATCCCAGAACGCAGCGGCAAGGCGAATCTAGGACAAGCGCTGCACATGGTAGCAGGCAATGTCTACAACGAGAAGCTTGCCTCTCCGGCCGGACGCTTGCAACAACGCATCGACGCGGGCAAGTCCGATGCAGAGATCATTGACGAGTTCTATCTTGCTGCTCTCTCTCGTCTCCCCGAGGCCCAGGAGCGGAGCGCCCTCCTCAAACTCGTCAGCACCAGCAGCAATCGCGCGGAAGCACTACGCGACTTTGTCTGGGCACTCATTTGCTCACGCGAATTCGCAGAAAACCATTAGGAGTTACAACATGACCACCCGCAGAAATTTTGTTTCCGCCGGTTCTTTGGGGGCACTCGGAATCTCGCTCCCCCAATATTTGCGCGCTGCAGCAGCGAGCCCTGGCACTGGCAAGGCGAAGTCCTGCATCCTGTTCTGGCTCGAAGGAGGACCGAGCCAGGTGGATACCTTCGATCCCAAACCAAACTCTGCGTTCAAGCCAATCTCCACCAACGTTGCCGGCATCCAGGTATCAGAGTTATTGCCTCAGATTGCCAAGCGCATGAATAAGCTCTCGCTCGTCCGCTCCATGCACACGCGCGGCACAGACCATCCCCAGGGTTGCCACTATGCGATCACCGGGCACGAGTCGAATCCAGTGATGCAGTTCCCTTCGATCGGCTCCGTCATCGCCCGTGAGGTTGGGTCCCGCAACGGCATCCCGCCGCACATTCTGGTTCCGCAGTGGGCACAAAGCCGGCAGTATGAGCAGTACTTCGGATCGGGCTTCCTTGGTCCGGACTATGACCCGATGGCATTGCCCGACCCGAGCCGCAAAGACTTTCAAGTCACCGACCTGAGCTTGCCCAAGGGCCTCTCTGAGCAGGCTGTAGCAGGCCGGCAGTCCTTTCTCGATATCGTCGATCAGCGATACCGCAAGTTGACGCAAAGCGTCGAGCACTCCAACATGGACGGGTTCACAGCACAAGCTTGGAAGATGTTGTTGAACCCCGCTGTACGCGATGCTTTCGACTTGACCAAGGAACCAGATTCCCTGCGAGATCGGTACGGCCGCGACGCCGTAGGCCAAAGCGCTCTGTATGCACGCCGTCTTGTGGAAGCAGGCGCACGCTTTGTCACCGCAGCGGGTTATCACACGCTCGCCTGGGACACTCACGGGGATAACGACACCGGCCATCGGGATCGTCTTTGTCCGAAGTTTGATCGCACCTTAGCCGTCCTGCTCGATGATCTTGAGGAGCGAGGTCTCCTTGATTCCACCGTCGTGCTCGCAATGGGTGAGTTCGGCAGAACCCCGTTCGTCAACTCCGATCGCGGGCGCGATCATTGGCCCACCTGCTGGTCTCTGGCGATCGGTGGTGGAGGACTTACCGGCGGCCAGGTGATCGGTTCGAGCGATGCCACAGGAGGCAATGTCACCAGCCGTCTCACCAGCATGGGAGACATCTTCGCAACCGTCTATAAGGCCTTCGGCATTGATTGGACCAAGGAGTACGACACTCCCGTTGGCCGGCCCATCAAGATCGCAAACGCTCTCGACGATGAGACCGGCAAACCGTTGTCGGAGCTCTTCACCTAAGCGCACGCGATCCCCGCAAACTCGCATCGACGCTGCTTCCGAGCGGCGCGATGTGCTGCGTCATGGTGCAGCTTGCAGGCTCCATCGACACACGTTCAACGGGATGAACAGTATCGCTACGAACACGCTGCATTCGTTTTCCTCCACGTGAAAATAGACCAGATTGAACGGCACAGCAGGATTGAGATTGCCGTTCAAAAGGAGGCCTATGAGGCTAGTACTTGGTGGAGTTCGCATGAATCCAGGCCCGCCCGCACGCGGCAATTACCTACTTCTACTCTTGGCTGTTCTGCTGTCGCTGCCGCTCCTGGCACAGACCGGTACGGACGGCTCGTTTTTCGGAACTGTCCTCGATTCATCCGGCGCCGCAGTACCTCGCGCCGAAATTACGATTAAGCAACTCAACACCGGCCTGACCAAGACTGTCGCCGCCGATGAGACTGGAAACTTTGCCATCCCTGCCCTGCCCATCGGGCCATACTTCATCGGCGTTCGCTCTAAGGGCTTTAAACGATGGGAGCTCTCCCGTACAGAGCTCACGGTCGGGGACCGCAGCCGTCTCAGCCCTGTTCTCACGGTTGGAGACGTCGCCGAAACCGTTGCCGTCGAGGCCACAGCCGAAGTGCTCCAGACGGAAAAGACATCTGTCGAAACGGTTGTGCAGATGCGGCAGATTCGCGAGTTGCCGCTAGCCACACGCAACCCTCTCGCTCTTGTTGCGCTGGTGCCCGGCATGCGCTGGGAAAGCACACAGGATGGGGGCGAGCGCGCCACCTACATTCAAGGACAGGGCTTGCGCAACAACAAGGCCGGCTTCCAGTTGGATGGGCTGAACTCCAATGCCCCCATGGATGAGGGCGGCACAGCAATCCCGAACGTCGATACGATTGCCGAGTTCAACGTCCAGACCATGAACTTCACCGCAGAGAGCGGGCGCAATCCGATGCAGGTTTTGGTGGTCACCAAATCGGGCACCAACAATCTACATGGCGCGGCATGGGAGTTTGTGCAGAACGACGCCTTCAACGCCCGCAATACCTTCTCACCCACCATCGCCCGGGTGCGCCGCAACCAGTTTGGCGCCGCGGTAGGTGGCCCGATCCTCAAAAACAAAACCTTCTTCTTCGGCGCTTACGAAGGTACGATCATTCGCAACGCACGCATCTACAACAGTCTTGGCGTCACCCCTGCGATGAAAACCGGCGACTTTAGTGCGCTCAGCAAAACCATCATCGATCCTCTGACAAAGCAGCCCTTCCCTGGCAATCGAATTCCGGCAGATCGTATCTCTTCCGCATCGAAATACTTCCTGCCGTTGATCCTCGAACCCAATTCCTCAGACGGCTTCTTCAAGCAGAACGCCTCGGCGAAGAACGACACCCACGAAGGCACGCTCCGCATCGACCACATGATCACATCCGGCCAGCGGGTTTACGGCCGCTGGGTCACGGTACGGCAACCCCAGGATCAACTCGGTTACGTACCCAATCCGTCGATCACTGGCTTCTCGCAAGTGAAGCAGGACAACATCGGCGCCAACTACAGTTGGACTGTCTCGCCCAACATCTTGTTCACCGCCTCGGCCGGGGTGATGCGAACCAATAGCAGCTATACCAATCCGTCTCTTGGCAAGCAGAACGATGTTCTGCTTGCTGGCATCCAAGGCATCCCGACAGCAGGCCGTGAAGCTTGGATCGGCCCACCGGATATCAGCTTTGCGAATGGCTATACCGGCGTCAGCTTCCCTGGCGGTTGGGGCGTTCCTGGCTATCTCAAAGGCGACGTTCGCAATGGCAAAGTAGCAGTCAGCGCGATCCGTGGCCGCAATACGCTGGCCGCCGGCTTTGAGTACGGCGATTGGCACACCTTTGGAGAACACGGTTCAGCCGCAGCCCGCGGCTCCTTCGCATTTAACAATCTCTATACCAATGATGGATTCGCCGATTATCTACTTGGCTACGCCTCTTCCAGTAATCGCAACGATCCGCTCACCAAGTTCGGAACGGATAAGAGCCCTTACGCTGCCGGCTACATTCAGGACACCTGGCGCGTCAGGTCGAATCTGACCTTAGAACTTGGCATCCGCTATGAGCGCTGGCTGGCCCGCCACAACGTCAACGATGTCTCGAGTACCTGGGACCCCAAGCGAAACATCATGGTTACCGCCGTCGACTCGAATGGCAAGCCCAATCTCACTGCCTTCGCCGTCACTCCTTATCTGGCAGCAGCCACCAAAGGCCTCTTCATCACGGCACGCGAGGCAGGCATTCCCGATGGACTCTACGAACCCAATGGGAACTGGGCTCCCCGTCTCGGCGCAGTCTATCGCCCGTTCAAAAATGAGAACATCATCATTCGTGGCGGCTACGGCATCTTCTACAACAGCTACACGGGCAATCGCGGCGCCTCGACCGTGAATATTCCGCATTGGAGCCTCGAGTCGTTGAGTTTTAGTCCAACCACCTTGCAGCGATGGGAGACCATGTGGCCTGCCTCGCCCACGACCTTCGGGCCTGGCACCATCTATGCTCCCGCCTACAACCTCCGCCCCGCTCGCACTCATGAGTGGAACTTCACGGTACAAACCGCGCTGCCAGGACGCACCGCCCTCACCGTCGCCTACGTCGGCACACTGGTTGGCAATGAAGTTGGCGTTCGGAATTACAACGAAGCCACGACAGGCCTCCATACGAATCTACAGGCGGACCGCCCCTTCCCTGCCTTCGCCAGCATCCAGATCAATGAGAACTTCGGACGGAACTGGTATAACGCACTGCAGACCAAAGTGGAGCGCCGCTACTCCACCGGTCTCGCCTTCACCGTCTCTTACTCCTTCTCGCGTAGCATGATGTCGAATACACCAGACTGCGAAACCTGCGCGCTCACGCCTTACTCCCCCGATTGGTATAACCGAGGACGCACTTCCTTCGATCGCCGTCACATCGAGTATGCAACCGTCGTTTGGGAAGCACCCTTTGGACGCGGCAAGAAGTTCGGCACACAAATCAACCGTGTCGTTGACCTCATCGCCGGTGGATGGCAACTCAATGTAACCCAACAGGGGCAATCTGGTGCGCCTCTCAGTATCTCCGCAGGTACCCCGAGTCTGGGTAATTCCTGGACGCCAAGAGCCAATATCGTCGGGAATCCCGGAGTGAGCAATCCAAGTCCTGCCCTCTGGTTTAACACTGCCGCATTTGCAGCGCCGCCCGCCTACGTCTTCGGCAATTCCGGCATCGGAATCATCGAAGGCCCCGGCAACTTTGCCATCAATACGGGGCTTACAAAGAACTTCCACGCCACGGAGTCGAAGTACTTTCAGTTCCGCTTTGAGACCTTCAACACCACCAACCGCGTGAACTACAACAACCCAAGCACATCGCTGACCAGCGCAACCTATGGCAGGATCACAAGTGCCGGGTCGTCGCGGTACATGCAACTGGGACTGAAGTTCCTCTTCTAATCTCTATGGAACGGAGCGGGGTGGCGTCTCCACGTCACCCTGATCATCAACATGCTACTTCTTCTCTTCGCTGCTTCCGTCTGGTCTCCTGATGCACTGATGTCGCTACAGACCATCCATGACCCGCAACTGTCATCCGATGGAAAACAGGTTGCCTATGTTGTGCGTCAAGTAGACACAGCAGCAAACCGCTATCTCTCTACGATCTGGCTGCTCACCCGCGGCAAGTCCCCTCAACCCATGCCTGCCTCACATCCGACAGATGCAAGCCCACGCTGGTCTCCTGATGGAAGGCAGCTCGCCTTTCTCTCCCGTCGCAGCGGAAACTTGCAGATTCATCTCTCATCCGGACGGCAGCTCACCCAATCGACCACCGGCATCCAGTTCTTTCGCTGGTCTCGAGATGGCAGACAAATCGCCTATGTCGCCCCACGCCCGCTCTCTGCGGAAGAGCAACAGGATCGGGCTGCAGGCCGGGACATGATCATCGCGGGAAAGAACTATCGAGACAGCGCCATCGTCGTTCTGACCCTTGCGACAGGGGCCACGCAGACGCTGCATATCCCCAAGCACGTTCTGAGTTTTGATTGGTCTCCGGACGGTTCCAAGATTGCCTACGCGGCACAGAAGAATGGACGGGCGCAGCAACGCTTTCATGCAGACCTGTTTGAATATTCACTTGCCAAAGGAACCGATACGCCTCTTGTCGTGCAACCAGGACAGGATCTCTACCCTGTTTATTCCAACGACGGGAAGTACATCGCCTTCCATTCCCAGGTTGGCAGTCTCAGTTATTTTGGTCCGCGACAGCTGGGCGTGGTGCCTTCAGGTGGCGGCCCGATTCGCTACCTCACACAGACCTTGGACGGCGATGTATTTAGCGGAGGATCGAAGATCTGGTGGAGTCCCGATGACAAGGAGATTCGTTTCGGCGCTGGCAAAGGAAGCAGCGATTATCTCTATTCCGTCGATGTTGCAAACGCTCTCGGAAAGAGACTCGGGCACAGTGACACAAACTCATTCAGCATCAGTGCCGATGGACAGCATACCGCCCTCCTCCGCGACTCGGCGCTCTATCTCGATCAAAAGCTGCTTGTCGATCTGAAACCGCAGGGCATGCCTGCCTTCCAGACAGAAACAGTGCGATGGAAGTCGAAGGATGGCCTCGAAATCGAGGGAGTCCTTCGCTATCCGGTGAACTACGCAACTGGCAAGAAAGTGCCCTTGCTCGTTCTTGTTCATGGTGGCCCGACAGGTGTCGCGACAGAGTCGTTCCCTGTTCCCCGCATGTATCCGACGCAGGCCTTTCTTCAAGAAGGCTTTGCTACCTTTGAACCCAACTTCCGTGGCAGCATCAACTATGGTCCTGCCTTTCGGACGGCCACCATCCAGCGGCAGGGGTATGGAGACATGGACGACATCATGACCGGTGTGGATCATCTCATCGCCAAAGGAATCGCCGATCCCAACCGCCTCGGCATCATGGGCTGGAGCTATGGCGGCTTTCTCAGCTCCTGGATCATCACCCAAACCAATCGCTTCCAGGCCGCATCCCTTGGTGGTTGCAGCATGGATTGGGTCACTTACTACGGGATGTCGGTCGGCGGGGATGACGGCCCGCCTGAAGTCATCCACGAGTACTTCGGCGGCAAGCCTTGGGATCGCCTAGAAGCCTATTACCGGCACTCACAGCGTCCTCACTTAAAGAACATCAAAACGCCAACATTGCTCATGCGTGGCGAAAGAGATCTCGACAACGTGGCCGAACTCTATCTGGCTCTCACAGAATCCAAGATTCCTACGGAGTTCATTACCTATCCGCGCGAGCCGCATTCGATTGGCGAGCCCGCCCATCAGCGCGACATGATGACGCGCAACCTCGATTGGTTCAAGCGCTGGCTAAGGCCCTAGAAGTTGGAACCGACTTCATCCGCAAGGGTCCTGACATCGCAGAATGCTTGAGATCCGGCAACTTCACCAGCTCTGAGATCTGCGTTGCCGTATTCACCAACATCGACGCAAGATGTTGGATCGTTCCGCCGTGGATCTCATTTGTCGTACCAACCAGGCTCAGACCGCCAACAACCTTGCCGTCCTCAAACAGTGCACCACCAATACAGCGGATGCTGATTTCCTCTTCTTCATCGTCCATGGAATAACCACGCTGCCGGACGGTGGCCAGTTCCTGCTTCAGCCGCCTCATCGAACAGATGGTGTTCTCGTTGTGGCGCATAAACCCTTGTTCGCGCATGAGCGTTGTCAGGGCTTCTTCGTCCATGTAGGCCCCAATCGCTTTCCCGATGGCAGTGCAGTGCAAGCTCAATTGCTTGCCCACCCATGTTGCAATCGGTGGAACGCCTGCGGGAGTCATCTTCTCGATCAACAGGCAAGATCCATTCTCGAGAATCGCCATGTGCACCGTGAGACCAGACTCTTCTGAGAGCCGGCGCAGATAAGGTTTGGCTTTCTCACGAAGACCAATGCCATTCAAGGCCATACTGGCGACGGTGCAAATTCTCAAACTGACACTGTACTTGCCGGTCTTCGGATCTCGGATCAGATATCCGCACTGTTCGAGCGTCCGTAAAAGGCAAAAGGCGGAACTCTTGGGCAGGTCGAGGTAGCGCGTAATCTGCGAAAGCGTTAAGCCACCTCGCGACCGCGCCACGGCCTCTAAAACTGTCAAACCCCTCTCCAACGCAGGCGCCGTGGCCTTGGAAATATTCTCCATAACACCTCCGCGATAGTTCCTCAGAATAGGCTCAGCTCGTTAGAATGTCAACGATTCGGCCGATCCTGGCAATCGAGCCGTGCAGCTAATCGAACACGACCGGTTGAAGGAAGACGATCGTGATTGTGGGCGCGTTACCCTGCTTTCATGGTCGTCGACGTTCATAGCCACTTCTTCGAGTACCCACGCCACTTTTCTCCTGCATTTATTAAAGAATCCGTCCGCGGTCGCAACCGTGAGATCGATCTGACCGTTCGCTGGGCAGACTATGCCAAAGGAGCCACAAACGCCACACATACCGTCGTCTTTGGCGGCAAAGCAAAGCTCGCAGGACTGTGGGTGCCTGACGATGAAGTCGCCGCCTACGTTGCCACACAGCCAGGCCGGCTCATCGGTTATCTGTCGCTGGACCCCACTCAGCCGGGCTGGCAGGATGAACTCCGCCACGGCCATCAGGACCTGAAGCTCAAGGGCATTAAGCTGATGCCCATGTATGCGGGCTTCTATCCCAACTCCCGTGATCTGGACCCGCTCTGGGAATACGCCACACGCCACTCGCTCCCAGTTCTGCTGCATACCGGCACCACCTTCATCAGCAACGCGCCGCTCGATTGCACGCTGCCACGCTTGCTTGACGACGTCGCCATCCGCTTCCCGGAAGTGCGCATGGTCCTGGCTCACCTTGGTCATCCCTATGAAGGAGAATGCGTCGTCACGATTCGAAAACACGCCAATCTTTATGCGGACTGTTCCGCCTTACATTACCGCCCCTTCCAGCTCTATCATTCGTTGATGCTGGTGCAGGAGTATGGTGTGTGGGACAAGGTGCTCTTTGGTAGCGACTATCCCTTCACCACCGTTGACGCCAGTATCACTGGCATGCGCGCACTCAATGACATGCTTGCTGGGACCGCTCTGCCCCGTCTCGATATGGATGCCATGGAGAGACTCTTCACCAGAGACTCCTTATCCATCCTGGGCATCGCTCCCTAATTGTTCGATATCCGGAACACACTGCCTGCAAGAGCTTGCTGAGCGGACGAGAGGCCCCTTACGCTGAACACCATGGAACCCCGAGAGCACACAATCAGTCGACGAAGCGCCTGGGTGCTGGTCGCCTTGCTCTCGCTGGCCTTCGTCATCAACTATATGGATCGTCAGGTGGTATTTGCCATCTTCCCGATCCTCCGCCGCGAACTGCAGTTCTCAGACATTCAGCTCGGGCTCGCAGGCAGTCTCTTCACCTGGACCTACTCTGCAGCGATGCCGGTATCGGGCCGCTTAGCCGATATCTTTCCTCGTCATCGCCTGGTCATCGCCTCACTCATCTTGTGGAGCCTGGCAACCTTTGCCACGGCCTGCAGCCGCAACCTCAATGAGTTCCTCATCTCGCGCGTCCTCACCGGGTTGAGCGAATCGCTTTACGTACCAGCGGCTATCGCTCTCATCACGCAAGCTCATCCTGGCGCCACGCGCTCCCGCGCCTTGGCCGTGCACGGTCTGGCTCAGTTCGCCGGCATCACCCTGGGCAGTTGGTATGGCGGCTGGGCTGGAGAGGGAATCGGGTGGCGACCGGGCCTCTCGATCCTGGCGGCGCTCGGGGTGGCGTATTCCTTCGTCATCATGAAGTTCCTCCACTCTCCGGAACGCAGCGTTTCAGAGAAGAAGGAATCGGCTCAGGCCACGCCGCTTGCGTTACTGCGCTCCCCGAGTTTCATCGCTCTTTCGATCACCTTCCTCAGCTTCTGCGGCATGCTCTGGATGCTGTACGCCTGGCTGCCAACCTACATCTACGACCACTTCCATTTGTCTCTTGCGGAAAGCGGGCTCACCGCCACACTCTTTCTCCAGACCGGTTCTGCCTCGGGAGCCATGCTCGGAGGCTATGTCGGCGACACCTACGGGGCGCGGCGTCCTTTCGGCCGCTTCCACGTGTTGCTTTTCGGCCTTGTTGCCTGTGCGCCCTTCGCGCTTGGCACTTTCGCCGCGCCCTCACTTCTGTTGCTCAAGAGCTCAGCCTTTTGCTTTGGCCTCTTCGCAGGAATTTTTGTCTCGAATATCTTTGCCAGCGCTTACGATATCGTCTCACCCGGAAATTTCGGCTTGGCCGCCGGCATCATCAACATGGCAGGCGGCCTGGGCAGCGGCGCAGCCATCCTACTCACCGGCATTTGGAAGCAATCAGTTTCTATTTCGTCGCTGATGGCGATCGGCGCGGCCTTTGCACTGCTCATGGCCTTGATCTTCACGCTTACGCTCCGCCGCTGTACTCCCGCGATGCCAAATCGTCCAGCCACGGTGCCCGCTTAGAGGAGAAGACATCTCGTCCATGGCGAAGGAGGGGGGAGGATTTTCACGAGGCAGTCAATCGCGGTGAAAGTAAAACTTCCGTCGACGAAGACTTGAGGATTCAAGATTGCCACTGCGTATCGCCAAGGCCTCCTGCCGAATTCATCGCTTGTTTTTTTTAATACCGTTCCATCGAATGAACGTCGATTCTGATCGGAGCAATCAACAACCGCCACATCGTTTACCATCTCCACGATGCTTCTCGAAAATGCCACTTGGCCAGAGGTCGCCGCGCTCCCCCGCAACACCATCGTCGTTGCACCCTTTGGAGCGATGGAGCAACACGGCCCGCACCTACCCTTTCAAACAGATGCCCGCATCGCAACCGAACTTGTCCAGCGCCTCGACCAAGCGGTAGACGGCAGCGCCTTGATCCTGCCTGTCCAATGGGCTGGCTATTCGCCGCACCATATGGACTTTGCAGGCTCCATCACACTCACTGCGGAAACTTACATTCGTGTGGCGGTGGAGATTGCCAGCTCCCTCGCACACGCTGGATTCCATCGCTTCCTTTTGTTAAACGCGCATGGCGGCAATCGTGCGATTCTCGACGTCGCCGCCACGGAACTCCGCTTCCAGTTCCCTCAAGCCAGCTTCGTCACTGCCACGTATTGGAATGTAGCGCGTGCAGAGATCCAGGGACTTCGCGAATCCTCTGAGGGCGGCATGGGACATGCCTGTGAACTTGAAACGTCAATACTCCTTGCCATCTCCAAGCACAATGTCAGGCTGGAGTTGGCGCAGCCGGACGGAGCCTGGCCTTGCTCCGATTTCCTCGCACATGACATGCTCGGCAGCTCACAGATCGGCATCGCATCCGCCTTCTCGGAATTCACAAAGTCGGGTACAAACGGTGACCCTCGCACCGCCACTGCAGCGAAGGGAGAACAGTTCCTGAATGCAATTACCGGACGACTCGCTTTACTTCTCCGCCAATACCAATCGGGAGAATTGCTCCTCACTAAGTCCGTGCGTTAATACCCCAGCAAGATGAGCCATCACTCTCCGGCGTGGTGAGCTCAAAAGCCGGGAACGCGCGTCCTCGACGAACGCGCGACTCCTGGCCATCGACAATCCCTACAAGACACCATACTTCTTATAGACATCTGCAAGATATAGGCCACGCATCAGCTCATCGCGACTGTGGTTTTCGCGGTTCATCTTATCGGTCGCCCGGGTAATCACTTCACTCACAATAGCCGCAGGAACCACCACCACTCCATCAAAGTCGGCAAAAACAAGATCGCCTGGCCACACCGAAATCTCACCACATTCGATGGGCACATTGTAATCCGTCACCACGCCTCGCCCCATCGAGTCCACCGGCTTGATGCCAGTCGCAAATACCGGAAACTTCAGTTCTTGGATCTTGATCACATCGCGGACCAGGCCACCGATGATCGCCCCACGCGCACCACGAGCTTTCGACGCCGTAGACAGGAGCTCTCCCCAAGGTGCATTTCGCTCCGAGTCCCCCGTACTGACAACAACAACCTCACCCGGCAAGAGACTGTCTATCGCCTCAATCTCCAGCCCGTAGGGGTCTTCCGGGATTTCAAATACATCCATGCACTGCACGGTCCGTGCCCAGCCGGCACAGCGGAAGGTAGGATCAAGTGGCCTAAAATCCTTCCGCATCGCCTGGTCGCGA
This window encodes:
- a CDS encoding RraA family protein, which gives rise to MEKELVTTSPSRIVREAASAKDLELFAHIEAKLYTAVVSDSLDEMGYRDQAMRKDFRPLDPTFRCAGWARTVQCMDVFEIPEDPYGLEIEAIDSLLPGEVVVVSTGDSERNAPWGELLSTASKARGARGAIIGGLVRDVIKIQELKFPVFATGIKPVDSMGRGVVTDYNVPIECGEISVWPGDLVFADFDGVVVVPAAIVSEVITRATDKMNRENHSRDELMRGLYLADVYKKYGVL